A window from Nitrosopumilus adriaticus encodes these proteins:
- a CDS encoding threonine synthase, with product MTRTSLQCRECKKEYDNAFKYICDECFGPLDVKYDFPQITKNTFTNREHTYWRYFELLPIENRSNIVSIGTGMTPLIKANNLGKKLGLNNLYIKNDSVNPTFSFKDRPAGVAVSKAKEFGLSAVGCASTGNLASATAAHAAKAGLPCHVFAPSTIEMAKITQALSYGANYISVDGTYDDANRIAAQIGDSKGIGIVNINMRSHYVEGSKTFSFEVAEQLDWQVPDQLIIPVGSGAMLNAICKGFEELETVSLLDGVSNMHMIAAQPHGCAPIVDAFKKNSKEVIPVENPDTVAKSLAIGDPGDGRYVLKRLAQYNGCAEECNNKEILDAILLLAQTEGIFTEPAGGVSISVLQKMVEQGKIDVNDKVVCYVTGNGLKATESIMEILKKPDVMKADISEISAVVN from the coding sequence TTGACTAGGACATCGTTACAATGTAGAGAATGTAAAAAGGAATATGATAACGCTTTCAAGTATATTTGTGATGAGTGTTTTGGGCCCCTTGATGTAAAATATGATTTTCCCCAGATTACAAAGAATACATTTACAAATCGTGAACACACCTACTGGAGATATTTTGAATTATTACCAATAGAGAACAGATCTAATATCGTAAGTATTGGTACTGGAATGACTCCTCTAATCAAGGCTAATAACCTCGGAAAAAAATTGGGACTAAACAATCTTTACATCAAAAATGATTCTGTTAATCCAACATTTTCATTCAAAGATCGACCTGCAGGCGTTGCAGTATCAAAAGCAAAGGAATTTGGATTGTCTGCAGTTGGATGTGCATCAACTGGTAATTTAGCATCAGCTACTGCAGCACATGCAGCAAAAGCTGGATTACCTTGTCATGTATTTGCACCCAGTACAATTGAGATGGCAAAAATTACACAGGCATTATCTTATGGTGCAAACTATATTTCAGTTGATGGAACATATGATGATGCAAATAGAATTGCTGCCCAAATTGGTGACAGTAAAGGAATTGGAATCGTAAACATTAACATGCGTTCTCACTATGTAGAAGGCTCTAAAACATTTTCATTTGAAGTTGCCGAGCAACTTGATTGGCAAGTACCTGATCAATTGATAATTCCGGTAGGGAGTGGTGCAATGCTTAATGCAATTTGCAAAGGCTTTGAGGAATTAGAAACTGTTTCATTACTTGATGGTGTTTCTAACATGCATATGATTGCAGCACAACCTCATGGATGTGCCCCGATAGTTGATGCATTTAAGAAAAATTCCAAAGAAGTAATCCCAGTTGAAAATCCTGATACTGTTGCAAAAAGTTTAGCCATTGGTGATCCTGGTGATGGTCGATATGTTCTAAAACGATTAGCTCAATACAATGGATGTGCTGAAGAATGCAACAACAAGGAAATTCTTGATGCGATTTTACTTCTTGCACAAACTGAAGGGATATTTACTGAACCTGCAGGAGGAGTCTCAATATCGGTTCTTCAAAAAATGGTAGAGCAAGGAAAGATTGATGTAAATGACAAAGTTGTATGCTATGTAACTGGTAATGGTCTTAAAGCAACTGAATCAATCATGGAAATTTTGAAAAAACCTGATGTAATGAAAGCAGACATATCTGAAATATCGGCGGTAGTAAACTAG
- a CDS encoding ThiF family adenylyltransferase, whose product MANIIFTIPSVLNQSGGEKKTEISASSLTDAFAKISELMGDDFKRRVLEGDGTPRSLINIYINGKNAKFSDGMQTVLKDGDEVYILPAVAGGSEDLSSKELDRFSRQVMLEEIGYNGQLKLKNAKVCVVGVGGLGNPITTKLVAMGVGTLRIIDRDVIELSNLHRQTMFDEDDVGQVKVEVAAKKLLKLNPECKIEALAVSVNDYTALEVVEGCDVVIDALDSVNARYALNKACVKFGIPFVTGAAVGVSGQAFTVLPKESACYYCMFPDLNEDTMPTCSIEGVHPSILSIVGGIEVAETVKIIIGKKPSLSEKILHIDLENLDFNSVKTFRAEECPICGTGTLEVIPKEELILEELCGRNRGKRTYSITPTETFDLDVNSVTNMAKEKGFIVENQGGLGLSLRTNELSVSFMKKGSAVVVGPKDESDAIALYKSLLGKEIKA is encoded by the coding sequence GTGGCAAATATAATATTTACAATACCTTCTGTATTGAATCAAAGTGGAGGAGAAAAAAAGACTGAAATTTCAGCTTCTTCTCTTACAGATGCATTTGCAAAAATTTCTGAGTTGATGGGTGATGATTTTAAGAGACGTGTATTAGAAGGCGATGGCACGCCACGTTCATTGATTAATATCTATATCAACGGAAAGAATGCAAAATTCTCAGATGGAATGCAAACTGTTCTTAAAGATGGGGATGAAGTTTATATTTTACCTGCAGTTGCTGGCGGTTCTGAAGATCTATCTTCAAAAGAACTTGATAGATTTTCACGTCAAGTAATGCTTGAAGAGATTGGATATAATGGGCAATTAAAACTAAAAAATGCAAAAGTTTGTGTTGTTGGAGTTGGTGGTCTAGGAAATCCAATCACAACAAAGCTTGTAGCTATGGGTGTTGGAACTCTAAGAATTATTGACAGAGACGTAATAGAATTATCTAACTTACATAGACAAACAATGTTTGATGAAGATGATGTAGGTCAGGTGAAAGTTGAAGTAGCTGCAAAAAAATTATTGAAACTAAATCCTGAATGTAAAATAGAAGCACTTGCAGTTTCTGTTAATGATTATACTGCACTAGAAGTAGTTGAAGGATGTGATGTTGTAATTGATGCGCTTGATAGTGTTAATGCACGATATGCATTAAACAAAGCTTGTGTAAAATTTGGAATTCCATTTGTTACTGGAGCTGCAGTTGGAGTTTCAGGACAAGCATTTACAGTTTTACCAAAAGAATCTGCATGTTACTATTGCATGTTCCCTGATCTAAATGAAGATACAATGCCAACATGTAGTATTGAAGGTGTACATCCATCAATACTTTCTATCGTTGGTGGTATTGAAGTTGCAGAAACTGTAAAAATAATTATTGGAAAAAAACCAAGTTTGTCAGAAAAAATACTCCATATTGATTTGGAAAATCTTGATTTTAACTCTGTTAAAACATTCAGGGCTGAGGAGTGTCCTATTTGTGGAACAGGAACTCTCGAAGTTATTCCAAAGGAAGAATTAATTCTAGAAGAATTATGTGGGAGAAACAGAGGAAAAAGAACTTACTCCATAACTCCTACTGAAACATTTGATCTTGATGTAAACAGTGTAACTAACATGGCAAAAGAAAAAGGATTCATCGTAGAAAATCAGGGCGGACTTGGATTGTCCTTGAGGACCAATGAATTATCAGTAAGTTTTATGAAGAAAGGTTCTGCTGTTGTAGTTGGACCAAAAGATGAATCTGATGCTATTGCATTATACAAAAGTCTTTTAGGTAAAGAGATCAAAGCTTGA
- a CDS encoding beta strand repeat-containing protein has protein sequence MNNEIGRKITSLTLMTIMVAGGLTFAIPGVMPAAHAANANLFVSAENSQFDNYMSGPQVIEVVVIDNDIDDTDEAKGEPDVTVNGKILRMVQAVDGNWYGYFADRTQASIADFTAQNFNGQAGVGLDFGTLCATGATTNTAVGVNVDDTVGIALPFSGGAAATTGGQNGTATGTVTVLCSGSTTGSTNGTMNVVREAKDPNLTLTGDTNGQIGLNATSSSATTIGNDQFDHVWPFVQLYSLNPTGNVVIQYNKGGGVQSTTLTFDTVDQFAGAATDSTVYTRNAQVHATITDLWLNIDPTDEDSWTFGTAAGLLSTNYQVFDENGARAGASVGGGIIDISGNLTNMMIEDNGILRINTNTQSATTPVLTIQDNDDSDITCATAQTATTCSATGLAVSGLGAGTNPVTITEQGPNSGVFGTYDESDISVLKTTSGALRGTSATIDYNETPVTILVGFDFATIDIQPVDDEWNSGEEIPVVLVDGDANKNSRVDEDLDLNSADVSLIPSLRTGDPFTLGEGDSSLRVFVTNATVNHQKPTAGQTTSFGFNTAAGFNMTGVLTVESFSQRGLLNVTSTGSLNAPAAVKGIFIDLETTQEELAKTIRDNRLSTFTGFNFLNYDVRSLGATSGSVGIYLLNDTMPILNNNGFYNANTTNNAIALVSGGTSQAFVNMTGVNVQAALFGDTTADASTNLGLAIVLNNTGVTLDPVEPIVVDFFSFGFTNDGLLAGTRIANQIIRMELEETGDNTSTFQGSLEYIMVNQVNINNVDTYNGLSTIADDPTFIVIEDLTDEDAPRVNYLDLGADGVSTQVADQEEAPSHSGVVSFDSNSYKTADTVTITLEDLDLNTDSDLIDIYTVVNPSGAGGEPNEDVVGTGTFSTTAQSNGTSITLSNGEELGRLLDVTFDDQRWTTPQFGACGATLTGAAATDSGLGATGFTLVETSKNSGKFVGDFQIPNAWCRSGATTSETVTGLDIEVNYVDFRDASGEVIEVGDSAGVRANTGSVSLDRTVYPVPFGVVSDFTADTTEESPNGRAIFPIHASGMNTAGTTRSAEGLQTGEFLADGDLTIHIRVNDPDFDLSASGEDSISTNKTGTPQVGPVKVSVIRGASSVILGYAGGDAVLTGTIDTDGNTLDAVRAFGPMDEIAPDAGIFEIDIGLRYTDGPASTTCPSTTADWAPLNGATDVAANPETDRFDIAATSGDYCILQGDILQVEYTDPADASGDVNTVTDSATFDLRNGVLQSDKSVYIIGSDMILTLIEPDFDLDNDQAETYDLDLIEWDSDAATVTMGNADGEGATFDPEPLNFRETGDSTGIFQIVIEIPEELAGDRLERGEEIVLEYTDWGPSGADYVGNEDEDVNLTIFTSNFGATVELDQKVYTWTDKVYITIVAPDHNFDSDLVDEIGNTDLDPIKVATRGADLDKYKLVETGTDTGIFTGEVILTGFTHDADGDSTTGTNGNDVVTASSTGSGPTDGLLSADDDDGLTVSFEFSEDETVVGSALIRWNIGEVQWLEASYPASGTGVVRVIDPDMNLDPEAVDNFDVDVWSDSDAGGIDLTVTETNEATGIYEGTVFFTTTDESSGHRLRVAEGDTVTAEYEDNTLPDPYTTADELDITATSLIGTVVPPLERAPAANLRTVDAFGNSLDTVSVDQQVQISADLANGQDREQAFAYLVQIQDGNGVTVSLAWITGSLSSGQSFSPALSWIPTESGSYTATAFVWESVDNPTALSPPVSTTITVQ, from the coding sequence ATGAATAACGAAATAGGACGTAAAATAACTAGTCTTACATTAATGACAATTATGGTTGCCGGTGGACTGACATTTGCTATCCCAGGTGTAATGCCTGCAGCACATGCAGCCAACGCTAACCTATTTGTTTCCGCAGAAAACTCACAGTTTGATAACTACATGTCAGGACCTCAAGTAATTGAGGTCGTGGTCATTGACAATGATATTGATGACACAGATGAGGCAAAAGGTGAACCAGACGTTACAGTAAACGGCAAGATCCTGAGAATGGTTCAAGCCGTAGATGGTAACTGGTATGGTTACTTTGCAGACAGAACTCAGGCATCTATTGCAGACTTCACTGCACAAAATTTCAACGGTCAAGCCGGAGTCGGCTTAGACTTTGGTACACTTTGTGCAACTGGTGCAACCACCAATACTGCCGTCGGCGTAAATGTTGACGATACAGTTGGTATTGCTCTACCATTCAGTGGCGGCGCAGCTGCTACTACTGGTGGACAAAATGGTACAGCAACAGGTACAGTCACAGTACTATGTTCAGGTTCAACAACCGGTTCAACTAACGGTACAATGAACGTTGTTAGAGAAGCCAAGGATCCAAATCTCACCTTAACTGGTGATACAAATGGACAAATTGGTCTTAACGCAACTTCTTCATCCGCTACTACAATCGGTAATGATCAATTTGATCATGTCTGGCCTTTCGTGCAATTATACTCTCTAAACCCAACTGGTAACGTTGTTATACAGTACAACAAAGGTGGTGGTGTTCAATCAACAACACTTACTTTTGATACTGTAGATCAATTTGCCGGAGCAGCTACTGATAGTACCGTGTATACACGTAATGCACAAGTTCATGCAACTATTACAGACCTTTGGTTAAACATTGACCCAACCGACGAAGACTCTTGGACATTTGGAACAGCAGCAGGTTTGCTAAGTACAAACTACCAAGTCTTTGACGAAAATGGTGCACGAGCTGGTGCTAGTGTTGGTGGTGGTATCATAGACATTTCCGGAAATCTCACAAACATGATGATTGAGGATAATGGTATATTGAGAATCAACACAAACACACAAAGTGCCACAACTCCGGTTTTAACCATCCAAGACAATGATGACTCTGACATTACATGTGCAACTGCTCAAACAGCAACCACATGTAGTGCAACAGGTCTCGCAGTCTCAGGTTTAGGAGCAGGAACTAATCCAGTCACAATAACAGAACAAGGACCAAACAGCGGTGTCTTTGGAACATATGATGAATCAGATATTTCAGTACTCAAAACAACCAGCGGTGCCCTCAGAGGTACTTCTGCAACAATTGATTACAATGAGACACCAGTTACCATACTTGTAGGATTTGACTTTGCAACAATTGACATTCAACCAGTAGATGATGAATGGAACTCTGGTGAAGAGATTCCAGTCGTATTGGTTGATGGCGATGCAAACAAAAACAGTAGAGTAGACGAAGATTTAGATCTAAATAGTGCAGATGTTTCTTTAATTCCATCTCTAAGAACTGGTGACCCATTCACATTAGGTGAAGGTGATTCATCACTTAGAGTATTCGTAACAAACGCGACTGTAAATCATCAAAAACCAACAGCAGGTCAAACCACTTCATTTGGTTTTAACACTGCAGCAGGTTTCAACATGACTGGTGTTTTGACAGTTGAGAGTTTCTCCCAAAGAGGACTTTTGAATGTCACATCAACTGGATCATTAAATGCTCCAGCAGCCGTTAAAGGAATTTTCATCGACTTAGAGACAACACAAGAAGAACTAGCAAAAACAATTAGAGATAATAGGTTGTCAACCTTCACAGGTTTCAACTTCCTCAATTATGATGTTAGATCTTTAGGTGCTACATCTGGATCAGTCGGAATCTATCTCTTAAATGACACAATGCCAATTCTAAATAACAATGGCTTCTATAACGCTAATACAACAAACAATGCAATTGCATTGGTATCTGGCGGTACAAGTCAAGCCTTTGTTAATATGACTGGTGTTAATGTCCAAGCTGCTTTGTTTGGTGATACTACAGCTGATGCATCTACTAATCTAGGTTTAGCTATTGTGCTTAATAACACAGGAGTTACACTTGATCCAGTAGAGCCAATTGTAGTAGACTTCTTCTCCTTTGGATTCACAAATGATGGTTTGTTAGCTGGCACAAGAATCGCCAACCAAATTATCAGAATGGAACTAGAGGAAACAGGTGATAATACAAGTACCTTCCAAGGTTCACTTGAATATATCATGGTTAACCAAGTTAACATCAACAATGTTGATACATACAACGGTCTATCTACAATTGCCGATGATCCAACTTTCATCGTCATTGAAGATTTGACAGATGAGGATGCTCCAAGAGTCAACTATCTTGACTTAGGTGCAGACGGTGTTTCAACACAAGTTGCTGATCAAGAAGAAGCCCCAAGTCATTCTGGTGTCGTATCATTCGACTCCAATTCATACAAGACTGCTGACACAGTTACAATTACACTTGAAGACTTAGATCTTAACACAGACTCTGATCTTATTGATATCTATACCGTAGTTAATCCATCAGGTGCTGGTGGTGAACCAAACGAAGATGTTGTCGGAACTGGTACTTTCAGTACTACCGCACAATCTAATGGTACATCCATCACACTATCAAATGGTGAAGAACTCGGTAGATTACTAGATGTTACATTCGATGATCAAAGATGGACAACACCACAATTCGGTGCATGTGGCGCAACCTTAACCGGTGCTGCAGCAACCGACTCTGGACTTGGCGCAACTGGATTTACTCTAGTTGAAACCTCCAAAAACAGTGGTAAATTTGTAGGTGATTTCCAAATTCCAAATGCATGGTGTAGATCAGGTGCAACAACATCTGAAACTGTCACCGGTCTCGACATTGAAGTCAACTATGTTGACTTTAGAGACGCATCTGGTGAAGTCATCGAAGTTGGCGACTCCGCAGGAGTTCGCGCTAACACTGGTTCAGTAAGTCTTGATAGAACTGTCTATCCAGTACCATTCGGTGTTGTATCAGACTTTACAGCAGACACCACTGAAGAATCACCAAACGGTAGAGCAATATTCCCAATCCATGCAAGTGGAATGAATACTGCTGGAACCACTAGATCCGCAGAGGGTCTACAAACTGGTGAATTCTTAGCAGATGGTGATCTGACTATCCACATTAGAGTTAACGATCCAGACTTCGATTTATCTGCAAGTGGTGAAGACTCCATTTCAACCAACAAAACCGGAACACCTCAAGTAGGTCCAGTTAAGGTCTCTGTTATCAGAGGTGCCTCATCTGTCATACTCGGTTATGCCGGTGGTGATGCAGTACTAACTGGTACCATCGATACTGATGGTAACACACTAGATGCTGTTAGAGCCTTTGGTCCAATGGACGAAATCGCACCAGACGCAGGAATATTCGAAATTGACATCGGTTTAAGGTATACTGACGGTCCAGCAAGCACCACATGTCCATCAACAACAGCTGATTGGGCACCACTAAATGGAGCTACTGACGTTGCCGCCAACCCAGAAACAGACAGATTTGATATTGCCGCAACATCAGGTGATTACTGTATCTTGCAAGGAGATATTCTCCAAGTAGAATACACTGATCCAGCTGATGCATCAGGTGATGTTAACACTGTTACTGATTCTGCTACCTTTGATCTTAGAAACGGTGTACTGCAATCCGACAAATCAGTTTACATTATTGGATCCGACATGATCTTGACCCTTATTGAACCAGACTTCGATCTGGACAATGATCAGGCTGAGACTTATGATTTGGACTTGATTGAATGGGACTCTGATGCCGCAACTGTTACCATGGGTAACGCTGACGGTGAAGGAGCAACATTTGACCCAGAACCACTTAACTTCAGAGAAACAGGTGACTCTACTGGTATCTTCCAGATTGTTATCGAAATCCCAGAAGAATTAGCTGGTGACAGATTAGAAAGAGGAGAAGAAATTGTTCTCGAGTATACTGACTGGGGTCCATCAGGAGCTGATTATGTAGGCAATGAAGATGAAGATGTCAACTTGACAATATTCACTTCTAACTTCGGAGCAACTGTAGAACTTGACCAAAAAGTATACACATGGACTGACAAAGTCTATATCACTATTGTAGCACCAGATCACAACTTTGATAGTGACTTAGTTGACGAAATCGGTAACACCGATCTCGATCCAATCAAAGTCGCAACCAGAGGCGCTGATCTAGACAAGTACAAACTTGTTGAAACAGGTACTGACACAGGCATCTTTACTGGTGAGGTTATCCTTACTGGTTTCACACACGATGCTGATGGTGACAGTACCACAGGTACTAATGGTAATGATGTAGTAACCGCAAGTTCCACTGGTAGTGGTCCAACAGATGGACTCTTATCAGCTGATGATGATGACGGACTTACAGTCTCCTTTGAATTCTCAGAGGATGAAACAGTAGTCGGCTCAGCACTTATCAGATGGAACATTGGTGAGGTTCAGTGGCTTGAAGCAAGTTATCCAGCAAGCGGAACAGGTGTTGTAAGAGTAATTGATCCAGACATGAACTTAGATCCAGAAGCAGTCGACAACTTCGATGTCGATGTGTGGTCTGACTCCGATGCCGGAGGTATTGACCTTACTGTAACTGAGACTAATGAGGCAACCGGAATTTACGAAGGTACTGTGTTCTTCACAACTACTGACGAATCTTCTGGTCACAGACTCAGAGTCGCAGAAGGTGACACTGTCACCGCAGAATATGAGGACAATACACTACCAGATCCGTACACAACTGCAGATGAACTTGATATTACTGCCACTTCACTAATTGGCACTGTAGTACCACCTCTCGAGAGAGCACCAGCTGCTAACTTGAGAACCGTTGATGCATTCGGTAACAGTTTAGATACTGTATCCGTTGACCAACAGGTACAAATCAGCGCTGACTTAGCAAATGGTCAGGATAGAGAGCAAGCATTCGCATACTTGGTACAGATTCAAGATGGTAACGGTGTTACAGTCTCACTAGCATGGATTACAGGTTCACTATCTAGCGGTCAATCATTCAGCCCAGCATTATCATGGATTCCAACCGAAAGTGGTAGCTACACAGCAACCGCATTTGTTTGGGAGTCAGTTGATAATCCTACGGCATTATCACCACCAGTTAGTACAACCATAACTGTACAGTAA